Proteins encoded by one window of Primulina huaijiensis isolate GDHJ02 chromosome 1, ASM1229523v2, whole genome shotgun sequence:
- the LOC140978189 gene encoding protein ACCELERATED CELL DEATH 6-like isoform X2, which yields MEMTKSSALDLDMRLQRGYDFEYHGLHQPDSKSGSESDNQVTMERESTDIFEDYDLYLTAKNGKQNDFSSILDRVSATNHVSSGEILSRVTPIGNTFFHVAAVHGNYGIVNYIATKDPSIILQKNFNGDTALHLAAKAGNESMVETLVLIHHDLLGSDVPESQEETKDEADNNNLLRAKNKRGNTALHEALINGRESIVQYLIKEDPELLYQRNKQGIYGLYLAAEAGFANCVSSILQYSTDQERLNDLLKEKSPVEAAIVNKKLGYVEVVLYLLKGNASCATRRDKSGSLPIHLAAVKGHVATVCLLLNYCPADPVELLDKYGRNILHLAAENGKLNVVKYILHNPELNGLINMSDKYGNKPLHLAAINWHPEIVNALTWDKRVDITSSNDKGVTALDAADFHMSDNPPFRQRLTWSALKAAGTPRRQSKFKRGGSSYWTEKYKDRVNTLLLVSTLVATITFAAGFTLPGGYSISETNIGMAAMLRKKAFHVFIFCDTIAMYSSIVVAVSLIWAQLGDLRLVLDAVTVALPLLVIALTMMSVAFTAGIFLVVRNLHWLRTVVLVTGFVFLSVLLVLLIPLCMPFTSSNRIARYISYYPFCLLMLATRTNSRDKKDG from the exons ATGGAAATGACCAAAAGTAGCGCGCTTGATTTGGACATGAGGCTACAGAGAGGATATGATTTCGAGTACCATGGCTTGCATCAGCCGGATTCAAAAAGTGGCAGCGAGAGTGACAATCAGGTAACAATGGAACGGGAAAGCACAGACATATTCGAGGACTATGACTTGTATCTGACTGCCAAAAACGGCAAGCAAAACGATTTCAGCAGCATCCTCGATCGTGTTTCAGCGACTAACCATGTATCCTCCGGTGAAATTTTGAGCAGGGTAACCCCTATTGGGAATACGTTCTTTCATGTAGCAGCTGTACATGGAAATTACGGCATAGTAAATTATATAGCAACCAAAGATCCATCCATCATACTCCAAAAGAATTTCAATGGAGACACCGCATTGCATCTTGCTGCAAAAGCTGGAAATGAATCAATGGTGGAAACCTTGGTGCTAATTCATCATGATTTGTTGGGTTCAGATGTACCCGAGTCTCAGGAAGAGACTAAAGACGAGGCAGATAATAATAACTTATTGAGGGCAAAGAATAAAAGAGGAAACACAGCCCTCCACGAAGCTTTAATCAATGGTCGAGAATCTATTGTTCAATATTTGATCAAAGAAGATCCTGAGCTATTATATCAACGCAACAAACAAGGAATATATGGGTTGTACTTGGCGGCTGAAGCTGGTTTTGCCAACTGTGTTTCttcaattcttcaatattcaacagaCCAGGAACGGTTAAATGATCTGTTGAAGGAAAAGTCTCCCGTTGAAGCAGCTATTGTGAACAAAAAACTAG GTTATGTCGAGGTGGTTCTTTATTTGCTGAAAGGGAATGCTTCGTGTGCCACTCGAAGAGACAAAAGTGGCTCGCTCCCTATTCATCTTGCGGCCGTTAAAGGTCATGTTGCTACCGTATGCCTTTTGCTTAACTACTGTCCTGCTGATCCGGTGGAGCTGCTCGACAAATATGGTCGAAATATTTTACACCTTGCTGCTGAAAATGGAAAACTTAATGTGGTCAAATACATTCTCCACAATCCCGAACTCAATGGACTTATAAATATGAGCGATAAATATGGAAATAAACCCCTGCATTTGGCCGCCATAAACTGGCATCCTGAAATTGTAAATGCCTTGACATGGGACAAGAGAGTGGACATTACGTCGAGCAATGATAAGGGGGTGACAGCTCTTGATGCTGCTGACTTTCACATGTCTGATAATCCCCCATTTCGCCAG CGATTGACATGGTCTGCCCTGAAAGCAGCAGGAACACCTCGAAGGCAGAGCAAATTCAAACGGGGTGGTTCGAGCTATTGGACTGAAAAATACAAGGACAGAGTTAACACTCTATTGCTTGTATCAACTCTTGTAGCCACAATAACTTTTGCAGCCGGTTTCACTTTGCCTGGTGGGTATAGCATTTCTGAGACAAACATTGGCATGGCAGCAATGTTAAGGAAAAAAGCCTTTCACGTATTTATTTTCTGTGACACTATAGCCATGTATAGCTCCATAGTTGTCGCCGTATCTCTCATTTGGGCTCAATTAGGTGATCTTAGGTTAGTGCTTGATGCTGTCACTGTAGCACTACCGTTGTTGGTTATTGCTCTTACCATGATGTCCGTGGCTTTCACGGCCGGAATATTCCTAGTGGTTCGTAATCTTCACTGGCTGAGGACCGTTGTTTTAGTCACAGGCTTTGTGTTCCTTTCGGTTTTATTGGTCCTCCTGATTCCTCTATGCATGCCATTTACGTCAAGTAATAGGATAGCACGCTACATTTCATATTATCCCTTCTGTCTCCTTATGTTAGCAACCAGAACTAATTCACGAGACAAGAAGGATGGATAG
- the LOC140978202 gene encoding expansin-B16-like, producing the protein MKGLLYLVLVCILVVTAAAVADLHWYPATATWYGSPEGDGSDGGACGYGSLVDVKPFRARVGAVSPVLFKGGEGCGACYKVKCLDNSICSRRAVTVIITDECPGGYCSNGRTHFDLSGAAFGRMAVAGGHGMLRNRGEISVMYRRTACKYPGKNIAFRVNEGSTNFWLSLLVEFEDGDGDVGSMHIRQANSNQWLDMTHIWGANWCIIAGPLQGPFSVKLTTLSTAKTLSARDVIPRNWTPKATYTSRLNFFS; encoded by the exons ATGAAAGGTCTACTCTACTTAGTTCTTGTCTGCATTCTGGTGGTCACGGCCGCAGCTGTGGCCGACCTGCATTGGTACCCAGCGACCGCCACTTGGTACGGTAGCCCTGAAGGGGACGGCAGCGACGGCGGGGCGTGTGGGTACGGATCTCTGGTGGACGTGAAGCCGTTCAGGGCGAGAGTTGGAGCAGTGAGCCCGGTTCTGTTCAAGGGCGGGGAGGGCTGCGGCGCGTGCTATAAAGTGAAGTGCTTGGACAATTCCATATGCTCGAGGAGGGCGGTGACCGTCATTATAACTGACGAATGCCCCGGAGGTTACTGTTCAAACGGGCGCACGCATTTCGATCTCAGCGGCGCCGCCTTCGGCCGCATGGCGGTCGCCGGTGGTCACGGCATGCTCCGAAACCGGGGCGAAATCTCTGTCATGTACCGCAG GACTGCGTGCAAGTATCCAGGAAAAAACATTGCATTTCGAGTGAATGAAGGATCAACAAATTTTTGGCTCTCACTTTTAGTTGAATTTGAGGATGGAGATGGCGATGTTGGGTCCATGCACATAAGACAG GCAAATTCAAACCAATGGTTAGATATGACACATATATGGGGTGCAAATTGGTGCATTATTGCTGGACCTCTTCAAGGACCATTCTCCGTGAAGTTAACTACACTCTCAACCGCGAAAACGCTCTCGGCCAGGGACGTGATTCCTAGAAATTGGACCCCTAAAGCCACTTACACGTCTCGCCTCAACTTCTTTTCCTGA
- the LOC140978189 gene encoding protein ACCELERATED CELL DEATH 6-like isoform X1, giving the protein MEMTKSSALDLDMRLQRGYDFEYHGLHQPDSKSGSESDNQVTMERESTDIFEDYDLYLTAKNGKQNDFSSILDRVSATNHVSSGEILSRVTPIGNTFFHVAAVHGNYGIVNYIATKDPSIILQKNFNGDTALHLAAKAGNESMVETLVLIHHDLLGSDVPESQEETKDEADNNNLLRAKNKRGNTALHEALINGRESIVQYLIKEDPELLYQRNKQGIYGLYLAAEAGFANCVSSILQYSTDQERLNDLLKEKSPVEAAIVNKKLDVLEVILNSSPRFIKLQDDRGRLPLHYAASLGYVEVVLYLLKGNASCATRRDKSGSLPIHLAAVKGHVATVCLLLNYCPADPVELLDKYGRNILHLAAENGKLNVVKYILHNPELNGLINMSDKYGNKPLHLAAINWHPEIVNALTWDKRVDITSSNDKGVTALDAADFHMSDNPPFRQRLTWSALKAAGTPRRQSKFKRGGSSYWTEKYKDRVNTLLLVSTLVATITFAAGFTLPGGYSISETNIGMAAMLRKKAFHVFIFCDTIAMYSSIVVAVSLIWAQLGDLRLVLDAVTVALPLLVIALTMMSVAFTAGIFLVVRNLHWLRTVVLVTGFVFLSVLLVLLIPLCMPFTSSNRIARYISYYPFCLLMLATRTNSRDKKDG; this is encoded by the exons ATGGAAATGACCAAAAGTAGCGCGCTTGATTTGGACATGAGGCTACAGAGAGGATATGATTTCGAGTACCATGGCTTGCATCAGCCGGATTCAAAAAGTGGCAGCGAGAGTGACAATCAGGTAACAATGGAACGGGAAAGCACAGACATATTCGAGGACTATGACTTGTATCTGACTGCCAAAAACGGCAAGCAAAACGATTTCAGCAGCATCCTCGATCGTGTTTCAGCGACTAACCATGTATCCTCCGGTGAAATTTTGAGCAGGGTAACCCCTATTGGGAATACGTTCTTTCATGTAGCAGCTGTACATGGAAATTACGGCATAGTAAATTATATAGCAACCAAAGATCCATCCATCATACTCCAAAAGAATTTCAATGGAGACACCGCATTGCATCTTGCTGCAAAAGCTGGAAATGAATCAATGGTGGAAACCTTGGTGCTAATTCATCATGATTTGTTGGGTTCAGATGTACCCGAGTCTCAGGAAGAGACTAAAGACGAGGCAGATAATAATAACTTATTGAGGGCAAAGAATAAAAGAGGAAACACAGCCCTCCACGAAGCTTTAATCAATGGTCGAGAATCTATTGTTCAATATTTGATCAAAGAAGATCCTGAGCTATTATATCAACGCAACAAACAAGGAATATATGGGTTGTACTTGGCGGCTGAAGCTGGTTTTGCCAACTGTGTTTCttcaattcttcaatattcaacagaCCAGGAACGGTTAAATGATCTGTTGAAGGAAAAGTCTCCCGTTGAAGCAGCTATTGTGAACAAAAAACTAG ATGTGTTAGAAGTCATATTAAATTCAAGCCCACGATTCATAAAACTACAAGATGATCGAGGGAGGTTACCACTTCATTATGCTGCTTCATTAGGTTATGTCGAGGTGGTTCTTTATTTGCTGAAAGGGAATGCTTCGTGTGCCACTCGAAGAGACAAAAGTGGCTCGCTCCCTATTCATCTTGCGGCCGTTAAAGGTCATGTTGCTACCGTATGCCTTTTGCTTAACTACTGTCCTGCTGATCCGGTGGAGCTGCTCGACAAATATGGTCGAAATATTTTACACCTTGCTGCTGAAAATGGAAAACTTAATGTGGTCAAATACATTCTCCACAATCCCGAACTCAATGGACTTATAAATATGAGCGATAAATATGGAAATAAACCCCTGCATTTGGCCGCCATAAACTGGCATCCTGAAATTGTAAATGCCTTGACATGGGACAAGAGAGTGGACATTACGTCGAGCAATGATAAGGGGGTGACAGCTCTTGATGCTGCTGACTTTCACATGTCTGATAATCCCCCATTTCGCCAG CGATTGACATGGTCTGCCCTGAAAGCAGCAGGAACACCTCGAAGGCAGAGCAAATTCAAACGGGGTGGTTCGAGCTATTGGACTGAAAAATACAAGGACAGAGTTAACACTCTATTGCTTGTATCAACTCTTGTAGCCACAATAACTTTTGCAGCCGGTTTCACTTTGCCTGGTGGGTATAGCATTTCTGAGACAAACATTGGCATGGCAGCAATGTTAAGGAAAAAAGCCTTTCACGTATTTATTTTCTGTGACACTATAGCCATGTATAGCTCCATAGTTGTCGCCGTATCTCTCATTTGGGCTCAATTAGGTGATCTTAGGTTAGTGCTTGATGCTGTCACTGTAGCACTACCGTTGTTGGTTATTGCTCTTACCATGATGTCCGTGGCTTTCACGGCCGGAATATTCCTAGTGGTTCGTAATCTTCACTGGCTGAGGACCGTTGTTTTAGTCACAGGCTTTGTGTTCCTTTCGGTTTTATTGGTCCTCCTGATTCCTCTATGCATGCCATTTACGTCAAGTAATAGGATAGCACGCTACATTTCATATTATCCCTTCTGTCTCCTTATGTTAGCAACCAGAACTAATTCACGAGACAAGAAGGATGGATAG